In a single window of the Zea mays cultivar B73 chromosome 5, Zm-B73-REFERENCE-NAM-5.0, whole genome shotgun sequence genome:
- the LOC103625824 gene encoding transcription factor PCF6 yields the protein MEAAAVGAGAPGRSQQQGSKRGRGGAVRGSEAEAAWGQPPPPPPPLGPGAGSRIYRVRASGGKDRHSKVYTAKGIRDRRVRLSVPTAIQFYDLQDRLGFDQPSKAIEWLINAAAAAIDKLPELDPAAFAALPAPGDADAAGKDKQQQGSKSAGSSTSETSKGSELSLSRSDSRGGASARDREVTVASTSAQAASFTELLTGVASAGAISAAEHRQSWHHQPNVSAAAAGCVGIAHNGKGAHGLSTHAFSGPAAAKFGSAPPFGLVPAQPFNFTSPIEMPHFSLGQDTLAASSAAAGDYSLGFSMSSGFLGASRGTLQSNSQSNFSGHHHHQLQRLDGPLLFGHVHGAAVAHPASENQLTSSAALQLWDGLRHSGMKEKSKN from the coding sequence atggaggcagcagccgtgGGCGCCGGCGCGCCCGGCCGCTCCCAGCAGCAGGGCTCCAAGCGCGGCCGCGGCGGCGCCGTGAGGGGCAGCGAGGCGGAGGCGGCGTGgggccagccgccgccgccgccgccgccgctgggcCCGGGGGCGGGGTCCCGGATCTACCGCGTGCGGGCTAGCGGGGGCAAGGACCGGCACAGCAAGGTGTACACGGCCAAGGGCATCCGCGACCGCCGCGTGCGCCTGTCGGTGCCAACCGCCATCCAGTTCTACGACCTGCAGGACCGCCTCGGCTTCGACCAGCCCAGCAAGGCCATCGAATGGCTCAtcaacgccgccgccgccgccatcgaCAAGCTCCCGGAGCTCGACCCGGCCGCCTtcgccgccctccccgcgccgggcGACGCGGATGCCGCCGGCAAGGACAAGCAGCAGCAGGGGAGCAAGTCCGCGGGCAGCAGCACGTCGGAGACGAGCAAGGGATCCGAGCTCTCGCTCTCGCGCTCCGACAGCCGCGGGGGCGCCTCCGCCCGGGACAGGGAGGTCACCGTGGCCAGCACCTCGGCGCAGGCCGCGTCCTTCACCGAGCTGCTCACCGGGGTGGCGTCGGCCGGCGCCATtagcgccgccgagcacaggcagTCCTGGCATCACCAGCCCAACGTCTCCGCGGCCGCCGCCGGCTGCGTCGGCATTGCGCACAACGGGAAAGGTGCGCACGGGCTGTCGACGCACGCCTTTTCTGGCCCTGCCGCCGCCAAGTTCGGCAGCGCGCCTCCGTTCGGCCTGGTTCCGGCGCAGCCCTTCAACTTCACCAGCCCCATCGAGATGCCTCACTTCTCGCTCGGCCAGGACACTCTGGCGGCGTCCTCGGCTGCCGCCGGGGACTACAGCCTCGGTTTCTCCATGTCCTCAGGTTTCTTGGGTGCCAGTAGGGGGACCCTTCAGTCCAATTCGCAGTCGAACTTCTCGGGCCATCATCACCACCAGCTCCAGAGGCTGGATGGCCCGCTCTTGTTTGGTCACGTTCACGGTGCGGCGGTGGCGCATCCCGCATCCGAGAACCAGCTCACATCATCCGCGGCGTTACAGCTGTGGGACGGTCTCCGGCACTCCGGCATGAAGGAGAAGAGCAAAAACTGA